The following are from one region of the Verrucomicrobiota bacterium genome:
- a CDS encoding ABC transporter ATP-binding protein: MPAPASMLKLAGVKKQFAVAEGAPVLPVLNGVDLEVRQGESLAIIGPSGSGKSTLLNLMGTLDRPDAGEVWLAGQNLAALNDLDLAALRSEKIGFIFQSHHLLPHCSVWENVLVPTLALRVKPDAKTIQSRAEKILQRVGLSERLQHRPGQLSGGERQRVAVARALINQPGLILADEPTGALDRANATSLVKLLADLNREDGVTLIMVTHAPALARMMGRVLELKDGKLQ, from the coding sequence ATGCCTGCACCCGCATCCATGCTGAAATTGGCCGGGGTCAAGAAACAGTTCGCGGTGGCGGAGGGCGCGCCGGTGCTGCCGGTGCTGAACGGCGTTGATCTGGAGGTGCGCCAGGGGGAATCGCTGGCGATCATCGGCCCGTCCGGGTCCGGTAAAAGCACGCTGTTGAACCTGATGGGCACGCTGGATCGCCCGGATGCCGGTGAAGTCTGGCTGGCCGGGCAAAACCTGGCGGCGTTGAACGACCTGGACCTGGCGGCGCTCCGCAGCGAAAAGATCGGTTTCATTTTTCAATCACATCATCTGCTGCCGCATTGCAGTGTCTGGGAGAATGTCCTGGTGCCTACGCTGGCGCTGCGGGTGAAGCCGGATGCCAAGACAATCCAGTCGCGGGCGGAGAAAATATTGCAGCGGGTGGGCTTATCCGAACGGCTGCAGCACCGGCCCGGCCAACTTTCCGGCGGCGAACGCCAGCGGGTGGCGGTCGCCCGGGCTTTGATCAATCAGCCGGGGCTGATCCTGGCCGATGAACCGACCGGCGCACTGGACCGGGCCAATGCCACGTCACTGGTCAAACTGTTGGCGGACCTGAATCGGGAGGATGGCGTGACGCTGATCATGGTCACGCATGCCCCGGCCCTTGCCCGCATGATGGGCCGGGTGTTGGAATTGAAGGACGGCAAGTTACAGTGA